In one Aeromicrobium erythreum genomic region, the following are encoded:
- a CDS encoding alpha-E domain-containing protein, with product MLSRIAESLFWIGRYLERADDTARILDVQLQVLVEDPAIDEAASCQQLLSVMGVEGHTGAVNRWTILDLLAHNVDSPGSIASAITAAREGARGARETLSTDIWASINTMWRGLPSARTKRPPDMFAWVRNRTAMVNGIADGTMPRDEGWNFFVLGRSIERVDMTARLLSTAALASDTQVAWPTTLRACGAYEAFIRAYRGLEGDRQAAEFLLLDRWFPRSVVSALMEAERALSRLEARGQRAGFGDEAQRLLGRARTELEYRPLAEIVEAMPIEMERLQRTCAAASEAVGARYFSHSDTHAWTGGVSL from the coding sequence ATGCTGAGCCGGATCGCGGAGTCGTTGTTCTGGATCGGGCGCTACCTCGAGCGCGCCGATGACACTGCGCGGATCCTCGACGTCCAGCTGCAGGTGCTGGTGGAGGACCCGGCGATCGACGAGGCCGCGTCGTGCCAGCAGCTCCTGTCGGTCATGGGGGTGGAGGGTCACACGGGTGCGGTCAACCGGTGGACGATCCTCGACCTGCTGGCGCACAACGTCGACTCGCCCGGGTCGATCGCGTCGGCGATCACGGCCGCACGCGAGGGTGCGCGGGGCGCACGGGAGACGTTGTCGACCGACATCTGGGCGTCGATCAACACGATGTGGCGCGGTCTGCCGTCGGCGCGGACGAAGCGCCCGCCGGACATGTTCGCGTGGGTGCGCAACCGGACGGCGATGGTCAACGGCATCGCCGACGGGACGATGCCGCGCGACGAGGGCTGGAACTTCTTCGTGCTGGGGCGCAGCATCGAGCGCGTCGACATGACGGCGCGGCTGCTGTCGACGGCGGCGCTGGCATCGGACACCCAGGTGGCCTGGCCGACGACGCTGCGGGCGTGCGGTGCCTACGAGGCGTTCATCCGTGCGTACCGGGGTCTGGAGGGCGACCGTCAGGCGGCGGAGTTCCTGCTGCTGGACCGGTGGTTCCCGCGGTCGGTGGTCTCGGCGCTGATGGAGGCCGAGCGGGCGTTGAGCCGTCTGGAGGCGCGCGGACAGCGTGCCGGGTTCGGCGACGAGGCGCAGCGGCTGCTGGGTCGGGCGCGCACCGAGCTGGAGTACCGGCCGCTGGCGGAGATCGTCGAGGCGATGCCGATCGAGATGGAGCGGCTGCAGCGCACGTGCGCGGCCGCGAGCGAGGCGGTCGGCGCGCGCTACTTCTCGCACTCGGACACGCACGCGTGGACGGGAGGGGTCTCGCTGTGA
- a CDS encoding circularly permuted type 2 ATP-grasp protein has product MSDAHLFDGYGPVAGFDEMFDDSTLRSEYAQVHAAFTRMGNDEIRARAESLASAYLDQGVTFGVGGEERPFPLDIVPRIIEARDWTDVDTGVRQRVKALEAFLADVYGPGEVFTDGVVPRETVLTSPHYHRVVAGIEPPNGVRVHISGIDLIRDGQGDFRVLEDNCRVPSGVSYVMTNRPAMSAALPEVFADHRIRPVQQYSRNLLAALRAAAPSGVSDPNVVVLTPGVYNSAYFEHTLLARTMGVELVEGRDLVCQQGRVSMRTTRGLEPVHVIYRRIDDEFLDPMQFYPESVLGVPGLVNAARAGNVTIANAVGNGVADDKLIYTYVPDLIRYYLGEEPVLRNVDTWRLGDADQREEVLDRLDELVLKPVDGSGGKGIVIGPAASREELDELRVKIHADPRAWIAQPVISLSTVPTLVEQGIRPRHVDLRPFAVNDGDDVYVLPGGLTRVALPEGELIVNSSRGGGSKDTWVLADPSTPADPKDAVDEEADGPEKAKSMRAAAPSVLTEDGGDL; this is encoded by the coding sequence GTGAGCGACGCGCACCTCTTCGACGGCTACGGACCTGTGGCCGGGTTCGACGAGATGTTCGACGACTCGACGCTGCGCTCGGAGTACGCGCAGGTGCACGCGGCGTTCACCCGGATGGGCAACGACGAGATCCGGGCCCGCGCGGAGTCGCTCGCGTCGGCCTACCTCGACCAGGGCGTCACGTTCGGCGTCGGCGGCGAGGAGCGGCCCTTCCCGCTCGACATCGTGCCCCGCATCATCGAGGCGCGGGACTGGACCGACGTCGACACCGGCGTGCGTCAGCGGGTGAAGGCGCTCGAGGCGTTCCTGGCCGACGTGTACGGACCGGGCGAGGTGTTCACCGACGGGGTCGTGCCCCGCGAGACGGTGCTGACGTCGCCGCACTACCACCGCGTCGTCGCCGGGATCGAGCCGCCGAACGGGGTGCGGGTGCACATCTCGGGCATCGACCTGATCCGTGACGGCCAGGGCGACTTCCGGGTCCTGGAGGACAACTGCCGCGTCCCGTCGGGCGTCTCCTACGTCATGACGAACCGGCCGGCGATGTCCGCGGCGCTGCCGGAGGTGTTCGCCGACCACCGCATCCGTCCGGTGCAGCAGTACTCGCGCAACCTGCTCGCGGCGCTGCGTGCCGCGGCGCCGTCGGGCGTGAGCGACCCGAACGTCGTGGTGCTGACGCCCGGCGTCTACAACTCCGCCTACTTCGAGCACACGCTGCTCGCCCGCACGATGGGCGTCGAGCTCGTCGAGGGCCGCGACCTGGTGTGCCAGCAGGGCCGGGTCTCGATGCGCACGACGCGCGGGCTCGAGCCGGTGCACGTGATCTACCGGCGCATCGACGACGAGTTCCTCGATCCCATGCAGTTCTACCCGGAGTCGGTGCTGGGCGTTCCGGGCCTGGTCAACGCGGCCCGCGCCGGCAACGTGACCATCGCGAACGCGGTCGGCAACGGGGTGGCCGACGACAAGCTCATCTACACCTACGTGCCCGACCTGATCCGCTACTACCTCGGCGAGGAGCCGGTGCTGCGCAACGTCGACACCTGGCGCCTCGGCGACGCCGACCAGCGCGAGGAGGTGCTCGACCGGCTGGACGAGCTCGTCCTCAAGCCGGTCGACGGGTCGGGCGGCAAGGGCATCGTCATCGGTCCTGCGGCGTCGCGCGAGGAGCTCGACGAGCTGCGGGTCAAGATCCACGCCGACCCGCGCGCGTGGATCGCGCAGCCGGTGATCTCCCTGTCGACGGTGCCGACGCTCGTGGAGCAGGGCATCCGGCCGCGGCACGTCGACCTGCGGCCGTTCGCGGTGAACGACGGCGACGACGTCTACGTGCTGCCGGGCGGCCTGACGCGGGTGGCGCTGCCCGAGGGCGAGCTGATCGTGAACTCCTCCCGCGGTGGCGGCTCGAAGGACACGTGGGTGCTGGCCGACCCGTCGACGCCCGCGGACCCGAAGGACGCGGTCGACGAGGAGGCCGACGGTCCGGAGAAGGCCAAGAGCATGCGGGCGGCTGCGCCGTCGGTGCTGACCGAGGACGGGGGCGACCTCTGA
- a CDS encoding YihY/virulence factor BrkB family protein: MSGDGERTEQGDGSKPGIKDRIAGWHPVLAHVIRTLDHYGAHRGNLAAGGATYFGFLSFFPLLAVSFAVVGQLSEIYPDAQQDFVDALSGVLPGIVSVDPQPGRIALTEIASNAPAIYTVGLLTALYAGLNWVSGLRDGLNQMLELPTSETGNIVKAKGTDLVTLVVLGFILLLSVSVGGLPVALGTFLLDLVGLPGPVGTVLLTLLSVVVGLAVSTVLFWAIFRLLPKPDLPEHALWRGALFAAVGFELIKQFASLVLRGASSVPVASLAIALTLVVWIYFFSRLVMYGISWACTDESTLAELAELEDADDEAQAVRDDDDDLDEEPVDVGYVRPLVVGLGLGTLLGAVLGRSTRDD, encoded by the coding sequence ATGAGCGGCGACGGGGAGCGGACGGAGCAGGGCGACGGGTCCAAGCCCGGGATCAAGGACCGGATCGCAGGCTGGCACCCCGTGCTCGCCCACGTCATCCGCACCCTCGACCACTACGGCGCGCACCGCGGCAACCTCGCCGCCGGCGGCGCCACCTACTTCGGCTTCCTCAGCTTCTTCCCCCTCCTGGCCGTCTCCTTCGCCGTCGTGGGGCAGCTGTCGGAGATCTACCCCGACGCCCAGCAGGACTTCGTCGACGCCCTCAGCGGGGTGCTTCCCGGCATCGTGTCCGTCGACCCGCAGCCCGGTCGCATCGCGCTGACGGAGATCGCCTCCAACGCGCCGGCCATCTACACGGTGGGTCTGCTCACGGCGCTCTACGCCGGACTCAACTGGGTCAGCGGGCTGCGCGACGGGCTCAACCAGATGCTCGAGCTGCCCACGTCGGAGACCGGCAACATCGTGAAGGCGAAGGGCACCGACCTGGTCACGCTCGTGGTGCTGGGCTTCATCCTGCTCCTCTCGGTGTCCGTCGGCGGCCTGCCCGTCGCGCTCGGCACCTTCCTGCTCGACCTCGTCGGACTGCCCGGGCCGGTCGGCACCGTGTTGCTGACGCTGCTGTCGGTGGTCGTCGGCCTGGCCGTCAGCACCGTGCTGTTCTGGGCGATCTTCCGCCTGCTGCCGAAGCCCGACCTGCCCGAGCACGCGCTGTGGCGCGGCGCCCTGTTCGCCGCCGTCGGCTTCGAGCTCATCAAGCAGTTCGCGAGCCTGGTGCTGCGCGGCGCCAGCTCGGTGCCGGTCGCGTCGCTCGCCATCGCCCTGACGCTGGTGGTCTGGATCTACTTCTTCTCCCGGCTCGTCATGTACGGCATCTCCTGGGCGTGCACCGACGAGTCGACCTTGGCCGAGCTCGCCGAGCTGGAGGACGCCGACGACGAGGCGCAGGCCGTCCGTGACGACGACGACGACCTCGACGAGGAGCCGGTCGACGTCGGGTACGTGCGCCCGCTCGTCGTGGGCCTGGGGCTCGGGACGCTGCTCGGCGCCGTGCTGGGCCGCTCCACCCGCGACGACTGA
- a CDS encoding HNH endonuclease yields MAEHVLVLNASYEPLQRVSLRHAIKMLVREVAVIEEEAEGTFGPFPKPKVLRLVRYVVTRWRHRRGHLCTKSAVKARDRMCAYCGGRAETVDHVLPRSRGGALTWENAVAACLRCNHRKADRTPAEAGMTLLITPAAPPPGFLVG; encoded by the coding sequence ATGGCCGAGCACGTCCTGGTCCTGAACGCCAGCTACGAGCCGCTGCAACGCGTGTCCCTGCGGCACGCCATCAAGATGCTCGTGCGCGAGGTGGCGGTCATCGAGGAGGAGGCCGAGGGCACCTTCGGTCCATTCCCCAAGCCCAAGGTCCTGCGACTCGTCCGCTACGTCGTCACCCGCTGGCGGCACCGGCGCGGGCACCTGTGCACGAAGTCGGCGGTCAAGGCCCGCGACCGGATGTGCGCCTACTGCGGCGGACGCGCCGAGACCGTCGACCACGTGCTGCCACGCAGCCGCGGCGGTGCGCTCACCTGGGAGAACGCCGTCGCCGCGTGCCTGCGCTGCAACCATCGCAAGGCCGACCGCACGCCCGCCGAGGCCGGCATGACCCTGCTCATCACCCCGGCCGCTCCGCCGCCCGGGTTCCTCGTCGGCTGA
- a CDS encoding protein kinase family protein, with product MTERRALGAGDVLDGRYVLQDLVTEKLGSSTWRAHDRVLARNVGIEMVPSDDPRADNFLEAARQSTSVTDPRFLRVLDLVEADHDHHVIVREWARAFPLDQLLRQSPLPNRRAATVVAEVAEALAHAHEKNLFHRRLTPHHVLLKQTGAVRIVGLGVATALAPAGHQDTFEDLRAYEQMDVEALGKLLYACLVARWPGVGVDGLRAAPAEGGKLLRPRQVRAGVSRDVDAVVDRILGRPPLNHRTPLRTAADIGRALRLTGEDEADVDDPSPLHISSPDLLRLDPVIVPEGPPPGLEPPRRRPKAFEPAPPTTFERSVHRARRATAGGDRKLVLAGVALTLAVVGLLAFAVGRFTGEDRRPPTATVATEEAPARILRIASVRDLDPQGQDGQENPEDVGLAVDGNPETGWRTSTYYRRADLGGLKDGVGLVVDLGGPREVDSMRILLGGAGTALTVYATSPGGEVPGSLRDLRRIATLDDAGTDVTVTFPANTITRRVVVWLTALPQVGPGEFQGDVREISLKGRR from the coding sequence ATGACCGAGCGGCGGGCCCTGGGCGCCGGTGACGTGCTCGACGGTCGCTACGTGCTGCAGGACCTCGTCACGGAGAAGCTCGGGTCGTCCACCTGGCGCGCGCACGACCGTGTGCTCGCGCGCAACGTCGGCATCGAGATGGTCCCCAGCGACGACCCGCGCGCCGACAACTTCCTCGAGGCGGCCCGACAGTCGACGTCGGTCACCGATCCACGGTTCCTGCGCGTGCTCGACCTCGTCGAGGCCGACCACGACCACCACGTCATCGTGCGGGAGTGGGCGCGGGCATTCCCGCTCGACCAGCTGCTGCGCCAGTCGCCGCTGCCCAACCGACGCGCCGCGACCGTGGTCGCGGAGGTCGCTGAAGCCCTCGCGCACGCGCACGAGAAGAACCTGTTCCACCGTCGCCTCACCCCGCACCACGTCCTCCTCAAGCAGACCGGGGCGGTGCGCATCGTCGGCCTCGGCGTCGCGACCGCCCTGGCACCGGCCGGCCACCAGGACACCTTCGAGGACCTCCGGGCGTACGAGCAGATGGACGTCGAGGCCCTGGGCAAGCTGTTGTACGCGTGCCTCGTGGCCCGCTGGCCCGGGGTCGGCGTCGATGGCCTGCGCGCCGCGCCGGCCGAGGGCGGCAAGCTGCTGCGCCCCCGGCAGGTGCGCGCGGGCGTCTCCCGCGACGTCGACGCCGTCGTCGACCGGATCCTCGGGCGCCCACCGCTGAACCACCGCACCCCGCTGCGCACGGCCGCCGACATCGGTCGCGCGCTGCGGCTCACGGGCGAGGACGAGGCCGACGTCGACGACCCGAGCCCGCTGCACATCTCCTCGCCCGACCTGCTGCGCCTCGACCCCGTCATCGTGCCGGAGGGGCCCCCGCCGGGTCTGGAGCCGCCCCGGCGACGTCCGAAGGCCTTCGAACCGGCCCCGCCGACCACGTTCGAGCGGAGCGTGCACCGCGCCAGGCGTGCCACCGCGGGCGGCGACCGCAAGCTGGTCCTCGCCGGCGTGGCACTCACGCTCGCCGTCGTCGGGCTGCTCGCCTTCGCCGTCGGACGGTTCACCGGCGAGGACCGTCGGCCGCCGACCGCGACCGTCGCCACCGAGGAGGCGCCGGCCCGCATCCTGCGGATCGCGTCGGTGCGCGACCTCGACCCGCAGGGCCAGGACGGCCAGGAGAACCCCGAGGACGTGGGGCTCGCCGTCGACGGCAACCCCGAGACGGGCTGGCGCACCAGCACCTACTACCGCCGCGCCGACCTCGGTGGCCTGAAGGACGGCGTGGGCCTCGTGGTCGACCTGGGCGGCCCGCGCGAGGTCGACTCGATGCGGATCCTGCTCGGCGGCGCCGGCACCGCGCTCACGGTCTACGCGACGAGCCCCGGCGGGGAGGTGCCGGGCAGCCTGCGCGACCTGCGCCGCATCGCGACCCTCGACGACGCCGGCACCGACGTCACCGTCACGTTCCCGGCGAACACCATCACCCGTCGGGTCGTGGTGTGGCTGACGGCGCTGCCCCAGGTGGGTCCCGGCGAGTTCCAGGGCGACGTCCGCGAGATCAGCCTCAAGGGTCGACGGTGA